One window from the genome of Clupea harengus chromosome 19, Ch_v2.0.2, whole genome shotgun sequence encodes:
- the exoc3l2a gene encoding exocyst complex component 3 — MPFLKKLPGRSKGCHNKGELTMPSCNLNPFEEVDQQCQYFPEEALALERSQQHCSFESEAEENGTNYGERQVGSKGSQPLRGTLVKLYSSSPLKTLGKLGKELRNTARSKWGNNAPSSRSSTLPSEKRRNSRRSSEEIMTLLRYSLASLRKESTCRESLNGGESNLETDDDARRRPSFLRIVSLGKLRRESMVDRISQEAEEEKVEEPPVVKPREPLSVLEILRLVNQRSLLLADTHIQELERECELDHSAPNMAIPTTRRSSAMSAGHLPETMSTSCVWDAGRRKAKDVELLYEALQQEMWDVVRESLRQPCAGPQLGLVVLVIQQEEQADSAWAQREKDKSLPDEDEEDLHEGLYMTPSEGLLQPCCRPRRLMRRWEEAVGEAADWSLPQPGGISAGQLASFLERLSGRVLEDLDAACRNVVGIYPEDFSAFQVYVQSYHRAVAQRLKTITSGPLQITDTYSLLDWIYNIYSRDVLGPVGNMATLDCTQLEPLLASKCVDRLEQDCINTVKDNVSIELSQVLEDEERRWAQSMHIEEYQSNLARSVIQRLKIDIDRSTAINQQLGARVARCTLSGLADFLQSFKRKVELFHETQADFGDRGDGYISKTIALVNCIPPFRNFVERCRQCDSLGSTDSLDHAHSSLETIVNQSTKVLTDRLFDNIRPFFDKLVKRKWLNNTEAFENIEITIKQHFKKFRRMDCPPYQILVNEVHRRVLIEYVRAIMRGRIICTSLKMRKRVAYRLQDEAKQIKALFKDLESDCSWLDSLIAHLADIILLEDIPSIQMEVGVLVKEFPDIRRRHISTVLNMRGMMQQTQRQVILGIVCDLENSESPVEVPRDHALFSEIPVTSEVSCLGLVVIRVALTVSSWVSTMWPHRRHRYRHRRGHT, encoded by the exons ATGCCCTTTCTTAAGAAGCTGCCAGGACGGTCAAAGGGTTGCCACAACAAAGGGGAGCTAACCATGCCAAGCTGCAATTTAAATCCATTTGAGGAAGTGGACCAACAGTGCCAATACTTTCCAGAGGAAGCTTTGGCGTTAGAGAGGTCCCAACAACATTGTTCCTTCGAAAGTGAGGCAGAGGAGAATGGAACCAATTACGGAGAGCGACAAGTGGGTTCGAAGGGCAGTCAGCCTCTTAGGGGGACACTGGTGAAACTATACAGCTCCTCACCGCTGAAGACATTGGGGAAACTGGGCAAGGAGCTTCGGAATACAGCTCGCAGCAAGTGGGGAAACAATGCACCCTCCTCACGCAGCTCGACTCTGCCGTCCgagaagaggagaaacagtCGGAGGAGTTCAGAGGAGATTATGACCTTACTGcgctatag TTTGGCAAGCCTACGCAAGGAGTCTACCTGCAGAGAAAGCCTCAATGGTGGAGAGTCTAATCTCGAGACAGATGATGATGCCCGCAGACGCCCATCCTTCCTGCGCATCGTTAGTCTTGGCAAGCTTCGGAGGGAGTCGATGGTGGACCGCATTTCCCAGGAGGCCGAGGAAGAGAAGGTGGAGGAGCCACCAGTGGTCAAACCAAGAGAACCTCTCTCCG TCTTAGAAATCCTGCGGCTTGTCAACCAAAGGAGTCTACTGTTAGCTGACACTCACATTCAGGAGcttgagcgtgagtgtgagcttGACCATTCTGCTCCCAACATGGCGATACCAACCACTCGTAGGTCCAGCGCGATGTCTGCAGGACACCTTCCTGAGACAATGTCCACCTCTTGCGTCTGGGACGCAGGCCGGCGCAAGGCTAAAGATGTGGAGCTTCTGTACGAGGCCCTGCAGCAGGAGATGTGGGACGTGGTGCGAGAGTCACTCCGCCAGCCCTGCGCCGGCCCACAGCTGGGCCTGGTGGTGCTGGTGatccagcaggaggagcaggccgACTCCGCCTGGGCCCAACGAGAAAAAGACAAATCTCTGCCCGACGAGGACGAAGAGGACCTTCACGAAGGGCTGTACATGACCCCCAGTGAAGGCCTCCTCCAGCCCTGCTGTCGGCCTCGCCGCCTCATGAGGCGCTGGGAGGAGGCCGTGGGAGAGGCTGCAGACTGGTCACTGCCCCAGCCTGGGGGCATCTCCGCTGGCCAGCTGGCCTCATTCCTGGAGCGTCTCAGCGGACGTGTCCTGGAGGATCTGGATGCAGCGTGCAGAAACGTGGTGGGCATCTACCCAGAGGACTTCAGTGCTTTTCAGGTGTATGTGCAGAGCTACCACAGGGCTGTGGCTCAACGCCTCAAGACAATTACAAGTGGACCACTCCAGATAACAGACACATACTCTCTGCTGGACTGGATCTACAATATCTACAGCAG GGATGTTCTAGGGCCAGTGGGCAACATGGCAACCCTTGACTGTACCCAGCTAGAGCCACTGTTAGCATCAAAGTGTGTCGACAGACTGGAACAGGACTGCATCAATACCGTTAAG gacaatGTAAGCATAGAACTCTCACAAGTactggaggatgaggagagaagatggGCCCAATCTATGCACATTGAAGAGTATCAGTCCAACCTTGCACGCTCAGTTATTCAG cGATTGAAAATAGACATTGACAGGTCAACAGCTATCAACCAACAGCTAGGAGCTCGAGTAGCTCGCTGCACTCTTAGTGGCCTGGCGGACTTCTTGCAGAG TTTCAAAAGAAAGGTGGAGCTGTTTCATGAGACGCAGGCTGATTTCGGGGACAGAGGGGATGGATATATCTCCAAGACAATCGCTCTTGTTAATTGCATACCTCCCTTCAG GAACTTTGTGGAGCGCTGCCGGCAGTGTGATTCCCTCGGGAGCACAGACTCTCTGGATCATGCACACTCGTCACTTGAGACCATTGTCAACCAGTCCACCAAAGTACTGACCGACAGACTGTTCGACAACATTAGG CCATTTTTCGACAAGCTGGTGAAGCGAAAATGGCTGAATAACACTGAGGCCTTTGAGAATATTGAGATTACCATCAAACAACACTTTAAGAAGTTCCGTCGAATGGACTGTCCTCCATATCAA ATCCTGGTGAATGAGGTACACAGGCGGGTCTTGATTGAGTACGTCCGGGCAATCATGAGAGGCCGCATCATCTGCACATCGCtcaagatgaggaagagagtggCTTACAGACTTCAGGATGAGGCCAAGCAAATAAAAGCACTTTTCAAAGATCTG GAATCTGATTGCTCGTGGTTAGACAGTCTCATTGCACATCTGGCAGACATCATTCTTCTGGAGGACATTCCATCAATACAGATGGAAGTTGGAGTACTGGTGAAGGAGTTTCCAGACATACG GAGGAGGCACATCTCCACCGTACTGAACATGAGGGGGATGATGCAGCAGACTCAGCGACAGGTGATCCTGGGCATAGTGTGTGACCTGGAGAACAGCGAGAGCCCTGTGGAGGTGCCCCGGGACCATGCCCTCTTCTCGGAGATCCCCGTGACCAGTGAGGTCTCTTGTCTTGGGCTGGTGGTGATTCGCGTAGCCCTTACTGTATCTTCATGGGTCTCAACCATGTGGCCCCACCGTAGACATAGATATCGTCATCGCCGTGGGCACACATGA